From the Candidatus Thermoplasmatota archaeon genome, one window contains:
- a CDS encoding type II toxin-antitoxin system RelE/ParE family toxin, whose protein sequence is MKYKIKTTKQFEKDFRKSEKSLRENVIKKIDKLRENPYSFKRLHGSLKGKHSLRVGDYRVVYVINDNKKEVILYCLGHRKRVYERI, encoded by the coding sequence ATGAAGTATAAAATCAAAACTACCAAACAATTTGAGAAGGACTTTAGAAAGTCGGAGAAAAGTCTTAGAGAAAATGTTATTAAGAAAATTGATAAGTTGAGAGAAAATCCATACTCGTTCAAAAGATTGCACGGAAGTTTGAAAGGGAAACACAGCCTCAGAGTTGGCGATTATAGGGTTGTGTATGTAATAAATGATAATAAAAAGGAAGTAATACTTTACTGCCTTGGTCATAGAAAAAGAGTTTATGAGAGGATTTAA